TCAAGCTCTCCGGTAAGCGTTATCTCCATTCTTTTGAATTTATTATTGAACCCGCTAACCTTTCCAACCACAATTCCCTGGTTATGAGGTCTTTCCCGGCTCATCAGGTCTCCAGCAGGATCACCTTTGAAGTATCCGGTTGTGAATTCACGGTTGAATAATTGTTCCAGATTCTCCTTCTCTTCATCAGTGACAAAAAAGTTGTCAGGGTCTTCTGCGAACCTGTCAATAAGGTTGCGATATATTCTCACAACGCCTGCAACATATTCAGGGCGCTTCATCCTGCCTTCGATCTTGAATGAATCTATTCCCGCTTTAATTAGTTCAGGTAAAATCTCAGATGTATTCAGGTCTTTAGGACTCAGAAGGTAGCTGCCTTCAGTCTTTAGCTCCTTACCATTCCTTCGTAATCTGTATTGTTTGCGGCATGGCTGGGCACAATATCCACGATTGCCGCTCCTGCCACCTATCATACTGCTCATGAGGCACTGGCCGGAATAGCATATACAGAGTGCACCGTGAACAAATGCTTCGATTTCCATTCCGGTTTCGTTTTTAATCCTTGAAATCTCATCAAGTGAGAGTTCCCTTGCAAGCACAACTCTCTTCACTCCCATCTCTTTCAGAGAAGTCACAGCTTCTGTGTTGTGTATCGTCATCTGTGTGCTTGCATGGATTGGAAGTGAAGGAACTTTTTCTCTTGCAAGTTCCAGCAGTCCCATATCCTGCACAATGATGGCATCAGTTCCAAGTTCATCAAGGGTGTACATCAGTTCGAGTGCCTTTTCCATCTCACTGTCCTTGATGAGTGTGTTCATGGTAACATAGACCTTGACACCTCTAAGGTGAGCAAAGTCAAGAGCTTCACTGAATTCTTCTATGGTAAAATTGCCTGCATATGCCCTGGCGCTGAAATCCTTCACTCCGAGATATACTGCATCTGCTCCGTTTTCAACGGCAGCGATCAGGGATTCCATATTTCCGGCAGGAGCTAAAAGTTCGGGAGTTTTAAGCATGATAATCGCTCAGATGAGGTGAGAGTATATAAATGCCCCTCTCAATAAATCACAGAAAACTCACTGTTTCACGCAAAGGTAGGTTGCCATGAAACCCTTTTTGTGTACATATTCCACAATTTTAAAACCTGCCTGCTCGATTAATCCTTTCATGGTCCAGTCAAAGGTTGAGTATTCTTCCTTGATGTGAAGTTTCATTTCCTCTACAACCTTATCATCCGCTTCAGGTGGCATGTTCCGGAATAACTGAGAGAAATACTCATCGAAATCCTGGATATCTGATGAAAAAACCACATCTTTCAGGAAGAATTTCCCACCGCTTTTCAGCATTGAGTGGATGTTCTTCAGGGCGATGAGTTTCCAGAAATCAGGCAGGTGGTGCAACACAAGCTGAGTGACAACAGCATCATATTTTGTCTCGCCGGAGTCATATGTCAGAAATCCTGACTTGATGAACCTGATATTATCTCTCTGTCTTGACTTTGCTTTTTTTTCTGCAAAATCAAGCATCATCTGTGAAATATCCAATGCAGTTACCTGTTTGCAATGTTTTGAAAGCTCGATTGAGAACTCCCCGGTTCCGCATCCGATCTCAAGTATCTCATATTCCGGCTGGATGTCGATGAGTTTGCACATGGTTTCAGCTTCACCGGCAATATTGCGGACGCTTCCCATTTTCCTGTCATATTGCAGGACTTCATCTTCGCTTCCGTAATCCGTTCCAACCTGGATCAGTTCATCGTAATACCATTCAGGTAATTCTTTCATAGGCATCCCTCTGTGTATGTTTGCAATATCTTTTCAATGAATAAGGAACTGTTGCTGGATGAATTACTGGAAATCGAGTGAAAAGTAGGGAAAAGTGAGGACAAAATAAGAAAAAGGAGAGGAAAAGAAGTTATTTCTTTTCCTTTTTCAGGAAGAACCTGTTCAGTACTAAAATTCCGGCAACGATGACTATCAGATAATACAATGATCTGAATATCGGTCTGTACTGGGGTTCGAACCAGGTATAGATTATTTCGTCAACCGAGAAATACAACTGAAGAGTTGCAAGAGCAATGATGATACCTACAATTGCAAGCATCCCATTTCTGAAATAGTCTTCAGCTGTCTTTTCTTTCTTCTCCTTTTTTTCCGTTTTAGGAGCAAAACTTACTATCTCTTTCTTCACTTCCACACTTTCATTTTCCTCACTCATGCAATCTCCTCCTCACCATGTATATTGCTGCGATAAAACCAATTAATGCAAATGAACCTGTAAATCCTGGACTTTCTTCCTCTGCCGTTTCGTATGCCACTTCTTCGTCATATGCCCATTCAAAGTCATCCTCCACAACAAAGTCAGCAGTATTCACATTTTTGTTTTGTATCAACTGATCCCTGTCAATTACTTTCTCAGGATTTAGTTGCACATAATCCTCGCCTGTCTGGATTACAGTGTCACCATCCCATATGCTGACTTCAACAATGTAATTGTAGTTGTCAGGTACAGTCAGGTTGACACTTCTGATGATAGTGTTCTCAGGTGCAATCTCACCGGAACTTATCCATTTCTTGTCAGCAATGAGTCTTGCGTCCATTTCCCTGGCCTTTACAAGTATGCGATAGTCTTTTGTTGTCTCAACACCCTCATTTTTGAGATAGATGTCATTTTCGATCAAGACACCTTTGGAGCTAGTATCTCTTGCTATGAAGTCGATTCCTTCTATCTGGATGCCGGTTTCCTGCTGGTCGGTTGGCAGGTTCTCAAGTCCTGAAAGTGTCATCCAGAGGTCATATCCCATCTCTCCCTCGTTGACGACAGTAGCACTTATGCGATAACCACCGCTCTTTGGAAGACGTATCTTCTGGCTGACCATCTTAGTCTCGTCTTCCTTTATCGGTCCGATCTTTGCTTCCTGTTTCAGTTCAAGCAATCCGGTCTGTTCGCTGAAGGCTTTCAGCATTACAGTTGCATTGCCGTTGCTGTCAGCTCCCCAGTTCTCTACATACGTTGTGACATTGAGCCATACATAAGTGCTTTTGACACTATCTGCAGATATCTCAATATCCCTTATCCCCAGATGCGCTTCCTGTTCATCGAAATCCCGCAGGCATCCACTGGATGCTGCTGAAGCCAGAACAATAAGCATAATGAGGAATGAATAAATTGAACATTTCTGTATCATAAAATCCCCGAATGAATAGAGGCAGGGATATTATATATATATTGTTAAATAATTTGTATATACACAAATTTAGTGGTAGAAGTATATGGGGTTAGAATAAAAGCAGAATCAAAAGTTTAAGTTTTAAAATGAAAATTTAATCCGTACAAATGCACGGATTTTGTTTGCATGTAGGACAATGATCAGGATATTTATCCATAAATGCAGCTTGAAGGTCGATATCATAAAGGTTTGCCAGCGCGCCTATCCATGCAAAACAGTCGGCAAGTTCCTCCCTGATATTTTCCATGTCTTCCCTGCGGATAGCTTCTGCAAGTTCGCCTATCTCTTCCACAAGCCAGAGTGTTGTTGCGGCTGCTCCTCTTCTTTTGTCGTTGTGTGCATAGAGGTCGTACATGCGTTTCTGGAACTCGGAGATTTCCATGTCTTTTCCTCCTATATTCTCTTAAGATCTATCTGGATTTTAGAGTCTTACAGGAATATCCTTTTCCTTCAGATGCTCTTTGACATCATTTACAGTGTACTCGCCAAAGTGGAAAATACTTGCTGCAAGTGCTGCATCGGCTTTTCCTTTTGTGAATCCTTCGTACATGTGCTCGGGATTGCCAACTCCACCGGATGCGATGATCGGTATTTCGAGTTCCTCTGAAAGCTTCTTTGTGATCGGGATGTCAAAACCGTCATAGGTTCCATCCTTATCCATGCTTGTGAGAAGTATCTCGCCGGAACCGAGTTCCTCTACTTTCTTTGCCCACTGTACGGCATCAAGTCCTGTTGGCTGCCTGCCGCCGTAGATTACAACTTCATACCATGCAGGTGTGCCGTCCTCAAGTTCAAGGATTGTTTTGTCAGGATTGTTCTTTACATCAAGGTTACGTTTGCAGTCAATTGCTGTAACGATGCACTGGGCACCGAATATCTCCGATGCTTCCTTGATAAGATCAGGATTTTTCACGGCTGCTGTGTTTATGGATACCTTGTCAGCGCCTGCCCTGAGTATCTGGCGTATGTCTTCGATGGAGTTTATTCCGCCGCCGACTGTAAGTGGAATAAAAACTTCGTTTGCGGTCCTTTCGATGACCTTGACCATTGTTCCTCTGCCTTCATGGGATGCGGTAATGTCAAGGAATACAAGCTCATCAGCACCCTGCTCGTTATATCTCTTGGCGAGTTCCACGGGATCCCCTGCTTTTCTCAGGTCTACGAATTCTATTCCCTTGACAACAGTTCCGCCTTCTTCATCAAGCGTAACGTCAAGACATGGTATGATCCTTTTTGTAAGCATGTATGACTTTTTCCCTTTCACTGCATTTGATTATTCATATCCACCAGACTGGCCGGCAGATGCTAGTTTAATAAGAAGATATCGAGTTTTTATTTAATACTTGTTGTGGGGACAAGGATCGATAAAATTTGATGTGAGTTCTTACCATAGGTATCTTTCAGGATAATTTCGGCATATTTATGAATAAAGACAGTCACTAAGAAAAGAAATAAGATATTCAGTGATGTCCAATTTAAAGAGGACATGCTTAAATACAGTTATCAACGTATTACAGATAGACTAAAAAAGATATTTTCTGTCAATCAGGAGAAGATTCATAATGGGCATACTAAAGATGGCAAGTAATCTCAGAATTATTTACTTTGTTACTTTATTGATTGCTCTTGGTATCATGTTCCTGTTATGATTATCTCTGATCTTTGTACTTATGCTTAGTCTGTTCATTTTCTTTGTTCTTCTTTTCGGGTTACTGGGTATTTTTGTTTCACAGTATATCGCTCAATACAGAGAGGCTTATGCTTTCTGGATCGAGTATGTTGTTTACGGAAAAGCCGATGACGTTTCAGGTTGTAAACAAAAGGCAAACATTTGCAGCAAACTCGAATCTTACTCTCGTGAGATTTGTGAGCTATCTCACATGATAATCATTATCTTTTCAGGGATTGCAGTTGTTTTTCTTTCCCTTACCTACATGATCACGGTAAACATTCCTTTCATCGCAGATGAATCCACGATATTCTACGAGTTTATGGGTTTAGCTTATTTCTCGTCGAATTACGAGATCAATGTGCTGCTGGCGGCAAGAATACTTGCTTTCATGTTGTTTGCAGGTCTTTCTTTTGTACTGATGCAATCCAACATAAATATCATCAATATTTCCCAGACCAGTGCCATAGATGAGAAAATATTCGATGTATGGGAAAAGCTTGATTGTGAAGGTTGTAAAAAGAAAAAAGACGAGCTTGAACCCAGAAGACTTTATGAGATATGGGCTGAAAAGGTGAATAATGGAGCGCAGATATCTTCTGATAACAAAGAGCGTTTGAAATCTCTGTTAATTGACAAAGACGTTGATAAAAAGCCTTGAAATATCTTACTAATTTTAGTTCTTCCACTTGATGTTGGTTCAGAAAAGACTTCATCCAATGATGTACGATAATGTGATGAATGACGGTGGTTTTTTAGATTTATTTTGTATGCAAAGGTCGGTGATAGGGTCGGAGAAAATCTCACCCAGAACCAACAAAAGATCCTTGATTCAATTCTGGAAGACTCTTCCATTTCCGCCAGACTATTATCTGAGTCAATTGGCATTTCCCAAAGAAAGATAGAAACGAATATCGCTAAATTGAAAGAAAAAGGTCTTCTCAGGCGTGTAGGTTCGGCACGAGGCGGTCATTGGGAAGTTATTGGTGGGGAATGAGGGAGGGACTTTTATGTAGAACGTTATAACTGAAATATGGGGAGTAAGCAATGACCGATATAAACGAAGAAATTGTAAGATTGTTTTTTGAGTATAATGATTTTCTTGTTAAAACAAACGTACGTTATTCATTGAACAATGTTGATAGTGATATTGATTTGATGGTTTTTAATTTAAATCAGGAAGACTCAGAAAGTCAAGATGTGGATTTTGTAATTAAAAACATGGATGAATTAAAGAAAATAAGCCGAGCATCTGTGGAAGTAAAAGGATGGCATGGGATGAATTTTACTCCTTCAGTGCTCAAAGAATTTAGTAAAATATTCAATTTCGTTTCTGAAACCGCTATGGAAGCAAGTAGAAAATTTTGGAAAACCAATGATTTTACGACCATTTTAGTATTATCCCATTTGCCTGCGACGGAAAAATCATGTGATGAAACAATAAGCATTCTCAAAGAAAGAAAAGTCGACCATGTAATTGAGTTTAAGACCATAGTCGACTTTATGATATCTAACGTTGATAAAAATAAGAATTATGGTGATTCTGAATTTCTTCAAACAATTAGAATTTTAAAGGTTTATAAAGAAAACTTTGAGTATTAAGTCTAATTCGAAACGTTGTACAAATGTTTTCCCAAATCAAACCAACAACACCGCAATAACCCCGGCCAAGAACACACCATCAAAAGTTCCCGCGCCGCCAATACTAACCACAGGCGCGCCCAGTTTTGTAATGGCTCGCATGTTCAGCAGGTCTGCCCCTATCAGAGTACCTAAAGTGCCGCTGATGTAGGCTACTGCGAAAATGAGGTCATGCTGGATGCCGGTGATGTAGACGATAAGAATCGAACTCAGGGCGGCTGCAACTGGGGGAAGCAGGGCCGGGGATACAATTCCCACACCTTTAACCGGTCTTGCAACTGCTTTTGTGATCATGGCAACCATCAGGGTTGCGTAGAGAACGTAAATTGCAGAGCCAGGAAAAAGTCCAAGCAGGTAGACGGAAACAAAAGTTGGTATAAGGGCGCCACCTACGTTGATAGCTACCGTTGTTCTGGTGATGTGAGTTTCCTTGAAAGGCACTCTGTATGATACACCAAACACCTTCACATATCTCTGATCCTCTATCGGCGTTTCAGTCTCCAGAGTTCTGAGCGGGATATTTATACCGCTTCCAATAAGTGAAGCCAGAAGCAGGATAAGGGCATCGTTCCACGAAAAACCTATCTTACTAAAGGCGCTGCTGATCAGTCCGTAAAAGAGAACGGAAATACTGAACGCCAGCACAAAGGCCAGTATTATCGTAAAAATGAACGTAAAAGGATTATAGAATATCCGATGCCTCATAGCATACTGTCCTTATTTTCAGTATATACTTTTTTGGGTCAGAAAAAATGAACGTTGCAGTTTTTCTCATAAAAGAAAAGTTCATGCAAATCCTGTTATCGCCTTTGAGCCTGTAAAATTCTCCTTACTGATGGCATCGTCATTGAACACTTCCTCGCTAATCATTATAGGAGCGTTATTACGGAGTGCAATTGCGATACAATCACTTGGCCTTGCATCGAACTCCATGCTCTTGCCATCCTTTTTCAGGGTCATTCTGGCATAATATATGTTATCTTTCTTCTCATCTATCAGGATCCTTTCAACATCGGCCTCAAGTCTTGAAAGTATAGATACAATAAGATCATGTGTCATAGGCCTTGGCATAGTCTCATTCTTCAAAACAGAACTGATAGACAGAGCCTCAGATTGTCCGATATGGATCGGCATGATCATTCCATCTTTATCTTCAAGCATCACCGCAGGCACAGCCCTTCCAAAGATGTTTATCATGTAAACACCCTTTACGGTAACTTCCTTTATGTCGCTTCCAGTGTCCATATTATTTACAACAGCCTTCCCTTTTAGCAATATATCCCTAAATCCACTGATGTTTAATTAGTATCTTTACTTAACTCTTTCTTTTTGGTCGCTTACCAAAACCACCTGCACCGGGAGTTTCAATGACGAACACATCACCTTCGTTCATCTCCGTGATATCCCTGCCACCAAGTTCTTCGACCAGTGAACTGCCAGCTCTGACCACATAATTCCGTCCGGTCTTTCCATTCTCACCGCCGCCAAGTCCTTGCGGTGCAAAGTTCCTGTGACTGGAAATAATAGCGGCCTTCATGTTTTTCAGGAACAGTATCTTCCTTACAACACCGTCTCCACCATAATATTTCCCCTCCCCTCCGCTGCCATCACGAATAGAGAACTCCTCAAGCCTCACCGGGAATCTCCATTCCAGAACCTCCGGGTCAGTGATCCTGGAATTAGTCATATGGGTCTGCACAGCGCTGGTTCCATGAAATCCTTCTCCTGCACCGGAACCACCACAGATGGTCTCATAATACTGGAACTGCTCATCTCCAAACGTGAAATTGTTCATGGTTCCCTGAGAGCCTGCCATTACTCCCAGCGCACCGAAAAGAGCATCAACGATATACTGTGAGGTCTCAACATTTCCAGCCACCACAGCCGCAGGATATTCAGGATTTAAAATGCTGCCTTCAGGAATAGTAATCCTGAGCGGTCTCATGCAGCCTTCATTAAGCGGAATATCCCTGTCAACAAGCGACCTGAAAACATAAAGCACAGCCGCCTTGCAGACCGCAATCGGAGCATTCAGGTTTCCTGGATGTTGTCTTGAAGTTCCGGTAAAGTCAATATGAGCTTCCCGACTCTCACGGTCAATAATCACTTTAACACAAACAAGCGTTCCATCATCAAATGAAAGTGAGTATTCTCCATCCTTTAAAACCTCAATAACTCTTCTCACAGATTCCTCAGCATTATCCATCACATGCTGCATGTATGCCTGCACAGTCTCCATTGAAAAGTGCTCAACAAGCTTCAAAAGCTCCCTGGCACCCTTCTCATTTGCAGCCACCTGTGCCTTCAGGTCAGCAATATTCTGGAACGGATTGCGTGCAGGATATTTTCCATAACTCAGCCACTCTGCAACCTCATCTTCAAGGAACTTCCCGTCAGCAACAATAAGCTGCCCTCCGGTAATCACTCCTTCTTCATCAATGTGCCTGCTCTCTGGAGGGATCGATCCAGGAGTAATTCCGCCAATATCAGCATGATGTCCTCTTGAAGCTACATAGAACTCAACATTTCCAGTGTAGAATACAGGAGTTATAACCGTAATATCCGGCAGATGCGTTCCACCCTCAAACGGAGAGTTCAACATGAAAACATCGCCTTCTTCCATGTCAGGAAACTTCCCCTTCATCGCCTTTACACTCTCTCCCATGGAACCCAGATGCACAGGTATGTGAGGTGCGTTTGCGATCAGGTCTCCGTTCCTGTTAAAAACCGCACATGAAAAATCAAGTCTCTCCTTGATATTAACTGAATAAGCAGTATTCTGGAGAGTGTAACCCATCTGCTGTGCAATGGACATGAACCTGTTATTGAATATCTCAAGCATCACAGGGTCAGCCTCAGTTCCTACTGATTCTCTCTTTGGCAGAGGAATAACCCTTTCCAGTACCAGTTCCTGACCTTTCCTGAGTTCTGTTCTCCATCCTGGTTCAATTATAATTGTAGTATTTGTTTCAACGAGCATAGCCGGTCCGATGATTCCATTTCCACCAATTTTAAGTTCCGCTCTCCTGAAAACCGGTGTTCTGTGGAACTCTCCATATGTATACATTGTAGTTTCAGGAAGCCTGCTGTTTTCTTCCTCTCCTGAAACTGAATTATCAGAAAGAGAACCTCCATGCATTCTTTCTCCTGAACCTATTATTTCCGTAGACACAGCTTCTATGAAAAGCTCCTTGTTCTCCATTACAAAACCAAAACGGCTCTTATGCTCTGTCTCAAAAGCATTTCTGATCTCTTCCACAGAACCAAGGTCAACAATAATAGAAGTTCCTGCATCCTTATACTTGACATGAACCTTGTGCAGTGCGCTGATATTCTCATCTGCAACACCCTGCATTCTCATATCTTCCCTGCCGGCTGTTTCAAGTTCAGAAGCAACATCCTGCAACTCTTCGATCAGGCCGCTTTCAAGTTTCTTCTCAACGGCCTGATCTTTCATGATTCTCTGGTCCGCAAGTCCCATTCCGTAAGCTGAAAGAACACCTGCAAGAGGATGTATCAATATCCTGCTGATCCCAAGCGCGTCTGCAACACCGCAGGCATGTTGTGCTCCTGCTCCTCCAAAACAGCAAAGAGCATATTCCTTTGTATCATAGCCACGCTGGATCGATATTTTCTTGATGGCATTTGCCATGTTCTCAATTGCTATTTTCAGGAAACCTTCAGCAACGTGTTCAGCACTGTGATTCTCTCCGGTAAATTCGCTAACTTCCTTTGCCAGGGCAGAAAACTTCTCTTTAACAACATCGGAATCAAGTGGCATGTCTGCGTTATGTCCGAACACATGAGGGAAATGCTTCGGGTCAATTTTGCCAAGCATCAGGTTGCAGTCTGTGATAGTGAGAGGTCCGCCTTTCCTGTAACATGCGGGTCCGGGTTCAGAACCTGCGGAATCCGGTCCAACCCTGAATCTTCCTGCATCGAAGTGGAGAATAGAACCTCCACCTGCTGCAACGGTATGAATGTAAAGCATGGGTGATCGCAGGTGAACACCGGCAATTTCCGTCTCAAAACTCCTCTCGTATTCCCCGTTATAGTGAGCTACGTCTGTTGAAGTCCCGCCCATATCAAAAGTGACGATTTTGTCAAAACCTGCTTTTCCGGAAGTTTCCACGGCTCCTACAATACCACCGGCAGGCCCGGAAAGAATACAGTCCTTGCCTCTGAACTGGCTTGCTTCCACAAGTCCGCCGTTTGACTGCATGAACATGAGTTTCGTGTTGTTGCCGCCTGCTTCAAGGGTGGCAGTTATCATGTTGATATATCTTTTAAGAACCGGGGAAAGATATGCATCAACAACCGTGGTCTCGCCACTGCTGATAAATTTCATCAGCAGACTGACCTCATGTGAAAGCGATATCTGGGTAAATCCAATTTTCTCAGCAATATCACGAAGTTGAATTTCATGTTCCGGGTAACGATAAGCGTGCATCAGCACAATAGCAACAGAGCGTATTCCTGATCGGTATATTCTCTCAAGTTCCAGGCGTGCACTTTCAGTGTCAACAGCTTCTAACTCCTCACCTGATGCACTGTACCTTTCATTTATTTCGATGACTTCATCATAAAGAAGGTCTGGAAGCTCGATCTTAAGTGCAAATATGTCAGGCCGGTTCTGGTATCCGATCCTCAGCGCATCCCGGAATCCTCTGGTGATTACCAGTGCAGTAGGCTCTCCCTTGCGTTCAAGGAGTGCATTTGTTCCCACAGTGGTTCCCATCTTAATGGAAGCGATTTCCTCAGTTGGAAGTACATCTTCAGAACCCAGTCCCAGAATAGTTCTGATTCCGTGCATTGCAGCATCTGTATAGTGTTCCGGGTCAACTGAAAGTAGTTTGTGGGCAAGCAATTGTCCGTCAGGTTTTCGGGCAACAATATCAGTGAATGTGCCTCCCCTGTCTATCCAGAATTGCCATTTTTTA
The sequence above is a segment of the uncultured Methanolobus sp. genome. Coding sequences within it:
- a CDS encoding winged helix-turn-helix transcriptional regulator; this encodes MYAKVGDRVGENLTQNQQKILDSILEDSSISARLLSESIGISQRKIETNIAKLKEKGLLRRVGSARGGHWEVIGGE
- the hisF gene encoding imidazole glycerol phosphate synthase subunit HisF, which codes for MLTKRIIPCLDVTLDEEGGTVVKGIEFVDLRKAGDPVELAKRYNEQGADELVFLDITASHEGRGTMVKVIERTANEVFIPLTVGGGINSIEDIRQILRAGADKVSINTAAVKNPDLIKEASEIFGAQCIVTAIDCKRNLDVKNNPDKTILELEDGTPAWYEVVIYGGRQPTGLDAVQWAKKVEELGSGEILLTSMDKDGTYDGFDIPITKKLSEELEIPIIASGGVGNPEHMYEGFTKGKADAALAASIFHFGEYTVNDVKEHLKEKDIPVRL
- a CDS encoding MazG nucleotide pyrophosphohydrolase domain-containing protein produces the protein MEISEFQKRMYDLYAHNDKRRGAAATTLWLVEEIGELAEAIRREDMENIREELADCFAWIGALANLYDIDLQAAFMDKYPDHCPTCKQNPCICTD
- a CDS encoding bifunctional nuclease family protein is translated as MLKGKAVVNNMDTGSDIKEVTVKGVYMINIFGRAVPAVMLEDKDGMIMPIHIGQSEALSISSVLKNETMPRPMTHDLIVSILSRLEADVERILIDEKKDNIYYARMTLKKDGKSMEFDARPSDCIAIALRNNAPIMISEEVFNDDAISKENFTGSKAITGFA
- a CDS encoding DUF1614 domain-containing protein; the protein is MRHRIFYNPFTFIFTIILAFVLAFSISVLFYGLISSAFSKIGFSWNDALILLLASLIGSGINIPLRTLETETPIEDQRYVKVFGVSYRVPFKETHITRTTVAINVGGALIPTFVSVYLLGLFPGSAIYVLYATLMVAMITKAVARPVKGVGIVSPALLPPVAAALSSILIVYITGIQHDLIFAVAYISGTLGTLIGADLLNMRAITKLGAPVVSIGGAGTFDGVFLAGVIAVLLV
- a CDS encoding hydantoinase B/oxoprolinase family protein, whose protein sequence is MTPINKKWQFWIDRGGTFTDIVARKPDGQLLAHKLLSVDPEHYTDAAMHGIRTILGLGSEDVLPTEEIASIKMGTTVGTNALLERKGEPTALVITRGFRDALRIGYQNRPDIFALKIELPDLLYDEVIEINERYSASGEELEAVDTESARLELERIYRSGIRSVAIVLMHAYRYPEHEIQLRDIAEKIGFTQISLSHEVSLLMKFISSGETTVVDAYLSPVLKRYINMITATLEAGGNNTKLMFMQSNGGLVEASQFRGKDCILSGPAGGIVGAVETSGKAGFDKIVTFDMGGTSTDVAHYNGEYERSFETEIAGVHLRSPMLYIHTVAAGGGSILHFDAGRFRVGPDSAGSEPGPACYRKGGPLTITDCNLMLGKIDPKHFPHVFGHNADMPLDSDVVKEKFSALAKEVSEFTGENHSAEHVAEGFLKIAIENMANAIKKISIQRGYDTKEYALCCFGGAGAQHACGVADALGISRILIHPLAGVLSAYGMGLADQRIMKDQAVEKKLESGLIEELQDVASELETAGREDMRMQGVADENISALHKVHVKYKDAGTSIIVDLGSVEEIRNAFETEHKSRFGFVMENKELFIEAVSTEIIGSGERMHGGSLSDNSVSGEEENSRLPETTMYTYGEFHRTPVFRRAELKIGGNGIIGPAMLVETNTTIIIEPGWRTELRKGQELVLERVIPLPKRESVGTEADPVMLEIFNNRFMSIAQQMGYTLQNTAYSVNIKERLDFSCAVFNRNGDLIANAPHIPVHLGSMGESVKAMKGKFPDMEEGDVFMLNSPFEGGTHLPDITVITPVFYTGNVEFYVASRGHHADIGGITPGSIPPESRHIDEEGVITGGQLIVADGKFLEDEVAEWLSYGKYPARNPFQNIADLKAQVAANEKGARELLKLVEHFSMETVQAYMQHVMDNAEESVRRVIEVLKDGEYSLSFDDGTLVCVKVIIDRESREAHIDFTGTSRQHPGNLNAPIAVCKAAVLYVFRSLVDRDIPLNEGCMRPLRITIPEGSILNPEYPAAVVAGNVETSQYIVDALFGALGVMAGSQGTMNNFTFGDEQFQYYETICGGSGAGEGFHGTSAVQTHMTNSRITDPEVLEWRFPVRLEEFSIRDGSGGEGKYYGGDGVVRKILFLKNMKAAIISSHRNFAPQGLGGGENGKTGRNYVVRAGSSLVEELGGRDITEMNEGDVFVIETPGAGGFGKRPKRKS
- a CDS encoding class I SAM-dependent methyltransferase, which produces MKELPEWYYDELIQVGTDYGSEDEVLQYDRKMGSVRNIAGEAETMCKLIDIQPEYEILEIGCGTGEFSIELSKHCKQVTALDISQMMLDFAEKKAKSRQRDNIRFIKSGFLTYDSGETKYDAVVTQLVLHHLPDFWKLIALKNIHSMLKSGGKFFLKDVVFSSDIQDFDEYFSQLFRNMPPEADDKVVEEMKLHIKEEYSTFDWTMKGLIEQAGFKIVEYVHKKGFMATYLCVKQ